One Actinoplanes missouriensis 431 DNA segment encodes these proteins:
- a CDS encoding DUF1330 domain-containing protein — MAIDPSGENIRDFVLADPEGPVVMLNLLRFTATGRDSYDQYARAVGTTFLPRYGGEVLYAGDGDTALVAEDGQQWDAVLLVRYPSREAFGRMVADPEYQQFTRLRTAALQEAVLQPTRPWR; from the coding sequence ATGGCGATCGATCCCAGCGGTGAGAACATCCGCGACTTCGTGCTGGCCGACCCCGAGGGGCCGGTGGTGATGCTCAACCTGCTCAGGTTCACCGCGACCGGCCGGGATTCCTACGATCAGTACGCGCGAGCGGTAGGAACGACGTTCCTTCCCCGGTACGGCGGTGAGGTGCTCTACGCCGGCGACGGGGACACCGCGCTCGTCGCCGAGGACGGCCAGCAGTGGGACGCGGTGCTGCTGGTGCGCTATCCCAGCCGGGAGGCGTTCGGCCGGATGGTCGCGGACCCGGAGTACCAGCAGTTCACCCGGCTGCGCACGGCGGCGCTGCAGGAGGCGGTGCTGCAGCCGACCCGGCCGTGGCGGTGA
- a CDS encoding response regulator, with translation MGGGTESVELLIVQDDPAETLLMQEEFGEHHLVNRVCVAHDVRRALAYLDGSPPFTDAGRPDLVLLDLNLPGRDGRAVLRHLRSRPETAGVPVVLLTHSPAAERILRAERLPVQGYAIKPVDFACLTTVVRSLDTLGFQVWRAAS, from the coding sequence ATGGGCGGCGGCACCGAATCCGTCGAGTTGTTGATCGTCCAGGACGATCCGGCCGAGACCCTGCTGATGCAGGAGGAGTTCGGGGAGCATCATCTGGTCAACCGGGTGTGCGTGGCGCACGATGTGCGCCGGGCGTTGGCGTACCTGGACGGATCGCCGCCGTTCACCGACGCGGGCCGGCCGGATCTGGTGCTGCTCGACCTCAATCTGCCGGGCCGGGACGGCCGTGCGGTGCTGCGCCACCTGCGGAGCCGGCCGGAGACCGCGGGTGTGCCGGTGGTGCTGCTGACCCATTCGCCCGCGGCCGAGCGGATCCTGCGTGCCGAACGCCTGCCGGTGCAGGGGTACGCGATCAAACCCGTTGACTTCGCCTGCCTGACGACCGTGGTCCGGTCGTTGGACACGCTCGGCTTCCAGGTGTGGCGCGCCGCGTCCTGA
- a CDS encoding sensor histidine kinase, whose product MRPIGLRARVSAAFALGALSLSFCISLVSYESTRNTLFAERERTAVRATYYDAAVVNAGLGGRDPDVLEVLRSLDTGSDRYVLLHRDGQWHSRSADLAADTAVPPSLQEMTAQGEAGAQRVRRDGTPALIVGVPLSGSAEFYEIISLEELERTLQTLALVLTAVAIMVAAGGAAVGWYVTRHALRPLATVADAARDIAAGDLTTRLDPDTEPDLAALSAAFNDMADQLARRLERDRRFAADVSHELRSPLQTLEAAASVIEKRREHLDDRTAAAVGLLTAEIDRFQALVNDLLELARSDQPVQREAVELPQLAERVCRSRGLPAGLLEVTPDAAATWVVDRRRVEQALGNLIDNAIRYGGGPTAVRVGNGFLEVDDAGPGVAAVDRASIFDRFVRGPAAHARGDTTGTGLGLAIVAEHAAAHGGCATVTENPAGGARFRIDLPGSRQ is encoded by the coding sequence GTGAGACCGATCGGCCTGCGCGCCCGGGTCAGCGCCGCCTTCGCTCTCGGCGCGCTGTCGTTGTCGTTCTGCATCAGCCTGGTGTCCTACGAATCCACCCGCAACACCCTGTTCGCCGAGCGGGAGCGCACCGCGGTCCGGGCCACCTACTACGACGCCGCGGTCGTCAACGCGGGTCTCGGCGGCCGCGATCCCGATGTCCTCGAGGTGCTGCGGTCGCTGGACACCGGCTCCGACCGGTACGTGCTGTTGCACCGGGACGGGCAATGGCACTCCCGGAGCGCCGACCTGGCCGCCGACACGGCGGTCCCGCCGTCATTGCAGGAGATGACCGCCCAGGGCGAGGCGGGTGCGCAGCGGGTCCGGCGTGACGGCACGCCCGCGCTGATCGTGGGCGTCCCGCTGAGCGGGTCCGCCGAGTTCTACGAGATCATCTCGCTGGAGGAGCTGGAGCGGACCCTCCAGACCCTCGCGCTGGTCCTCACCGCCGTGGCGATCATGGTGGCGGCCGGCGGGGCAGCCGTCGGCTGGTACGTCACCCGGCACGCGCTGCGCCCGCTCGCCACGGTCGCCGACGCGGCCCGCGACATCGCCGCCGGCGACCTCACCACCCGCCTCGACCCGGACACCGAGCCCGACCTCGCAGCGCTGTCGGCCGCGTTCAACGACATGGCCGATCAGCTCGCCCGCCGGCTGGAACGCGACCGCCGGTTCGCCGCCGACGTCAGCCACGAACTGCGCTCGCCGCTGCAGACCCTCGAAGCCGCCGCCAGCGTCATCGAGAAACGGCGGGAACACCTGGACGACCGGACGGCAGCCGCGGTCGGCCTGCTCACCGCCGAGATCGACCGCTTCCAGGCGCTCGTCAACGACCTGCTGGAACTGGCCCGCAGCGATCAGCCGGTCCAGCGCGAGGCCGTGGAGCTGCCGCAGCTGGCCGAGCGGGTGTGCCGTTCCCGTGGTCTGCCCGCCGGTCTGCTGGAGGTCACCCCGGACGCGGCAGCGACGTGGGTGGTCGACCGCCGCCGTGTCGAGCAGGCCCTCGGCAACCTCATCGACAACGCCATCAGGTACGGCGGCGGCCCCACCGCTGTCCGGGTGGGCAACGGATTCCTCGAGGTCGATGACGCGGGCCCGGGTGTCGCCGCCGTGGACCGGGCCAGCATCTTCGACCGGTTCGTGCGCGGCCCGGCGGCCCATGCCCGCGGTGACACCACCGGCACGGGTCTCGGGCTGGCCATCGTCGCCGAGCACGCCGCCGCCCACGGCGGCTGTGCCACCGTCACGGAGAACCCCGCCGGCGGAGCCCGGTTCCGCATCGACCTACCAGGATCTCGACAATGA
- a CDS encoding GerMN domain-containing protein, giving the protein MSAGRWIAAVTTALVTLTACGVPAQEEAHPVTLPRRPLNVGATSAAAPPAGEVALVLCLIHDNRLTQTVRRVDAPPDPQRHLDQLVTGPTASEQAQGLSTALATTALTVRIPAGETTAAVEVNEAGEGAARSDEVLAYGQIVCTLTSRADIAAVAFLRGGQPLQVPRGDGTLASGPLRAADYRTLIGPA; this is encoded by the coding sequence ATGAGCGCAGGACGCTGGATCGCCGCCGTCACCACAGCCCTCGTCACCCTCACCGCCTGCGGGGTGCCCGCACAGGAGGAGGCCCATCCGGTCACCCTCCCGCGACGACCGCTCAACGTCGGCGCGACATCGGCCGCGGCCCCACCGGCGGGAGAGGTCGCGCTGGTGCTCTGCCTGATCCACGACAACCGGCTCACCCAGACGGTCCGGCGCGTCGACGCGCCGCCCGACCCCCAGCGCCACCTCGACCAGCTCGTCACCGGACCCACCGCGTCCGAGCAGGCACAGGGACTCTCCACCGCGCTGGCGACCACCGCGCTGACCGTGCGGATTCCCGCGGGAGAGACGACCGCGGCGGTCGAGGTGAACGAGGCCGGTGAGGGCGCCGCGCGCAGCGACGAGGTCCTGGCGTACGGGCAGATCGTGTGCACGCTCACCTCCCGCGCCGACATCGCAGCCGTCGCGTTCCTGCGCGGGGGCCAGCCGCTGCAGGTCCCGCGCGGGGACGGCACGCTCGCGAGCGGTCCGCTGCGGGCGGCGGATTACCGAACCCTCATCGGCCCGGCCTGA
- a CDS encoding STAS domain-containing protein yields MTVVPERGGSQAHLLCDSCGAAVTLDGCGMHDTTVGYVAVSMIGWTGSPFARGPHRCPGCAPGRRGRSAGDDADAGRAELVVTDTAAIIRVGHSIGPLQIVVRKAAGVRRTLVVDLSGLTSCDTAGIAALVRARNVALHHGGELLLAAPPPMLRARLRVRRLHTAFRTFGSVRHAIAATRPEVSGLIATAAHHPAHPRRGLLSED; encoded by the coding sequence ATGACGGTGGTGCCCGAGCGCGGCGGATCCCAGGCTCATCTGTTGTGCGACAGCTGCGGCGCCGCGGTCACGCTCGATGGTTGCGGCATGCACGACACCACCGTCGGGTACGTCGCCGTCTCCATGATCGGATGGACCGGTTCCCCGTTCGCCCGCGGGCCGCATCGCTGTCCCGGCTGCGCTCCGGGCCGGCGGGGCCGCTCGGCCGGTGACGACGCGGACGCGGGCAGAGCCGAGCTGGTCGTCACCGACACCGCCGCGATCATCAGGGTGGGTCACTCCATCGGACCGCTGCAGATCGTCGTGCGGAAGGCGGCCGGGGTACGGCGTACCCTCGTCGTGGATCTTTCCGGTCTCACCAGCTGTGACACCGCCGGGATCGCAGCGCTCGTCCGGGCCCGCAACGTCGCGCTTCACCACGGAGGCGAGCTGCTGCTGGCCGCGCCGCCGCCGATGCTACGAGCCCGGTTGCGGGTGCGGCGCCTGCACACCGCGTTCCGGACCTTCGGCAGCGTGCGGCATGCCATCGCGGCCACCCGGCCGGAAGTGAGCGGCCTCATCGCCACGGCCGCGCACCACCCGGCCCACCCGAGGCGCGGCCTTCTGTCAGAGGATTGA
- a CDS encoding STAS domain-containing protein: MIEPGAASRSTATVPSGVDTVRIEEHGGAAVVAVRGHIDAGSAPLLRDALAWAVTCHERVVVDLSRGGSIDRAGLSVLIAAQDRAASRAVQLCFTAPSPQLLSALCEMRAGEMLAAVDATAPRPQLQPCDDAAFSLPRPSRRLWFSPRTAG, translated from the coding sequence ATGATCGAGCCTGGGGCTGCCTCGCGCAGCACCGCCACCGTACCGTCGGGCGTGGACACGGTCCGGATCGAGGAGCATGGCGGCGCCGCCGTGGTCGCGGTTCGCGGCCACATCGACGCCGGGTCCGCGCCGCTGCTGCGGGACGCTCTGGCCTGGGCTGTCACCTGTCACGAGCGGGTCGTCGTGGACCTGTCCCGCGGCGGATCCATCGACCGGGCGGGACTGAGCGTGCTGATCGCCGCGCAGGACCGCGCCGCGAGCCGGGCCGTGCAGCTCTGCTTCACGGCGCCGTCCCCGCAGTTGCTGTCCGCGCTGTGCGAGATGCGCGCGGGCGAGATGCTCGCGGCCGTCGACGCGACGGCCCCGCGCCCGCAGCTTCAGCCGTGCGACGACGCCGCCTTCTCGCTGCCCCGGCCCTCCCGCCGACTCTGGTTCTCCCCGCGCACCGCCGGTTGA
- a CDS encoding BON domain-containing protein, translating to MWPLPFDDAWFNRQPGGPAASPDAELTVAVFERIAREPALANEPVTVEVQNRVVTLGGTVSSLYARITAAELARSTPGVADICNRLTLSRTADVTDDVPHLQPDPFDELIARWDDEPMPAEQEHRPRRGRALPRFTAVFMCVLAVLLWVILSPWSAGGGLVVAVSCLVLAGTLELAARRADTSTGDAGAPGHASS from the coding sequence GTGTGGCCCTTACCCTTCGACGACGCCTGGTTCAACCGGCAGCCCGGAGGACCCGCCGCGAGCCCGGATGCGGAGCTCACCGTCGCGGTGTTCGAGCGCATCGCCCGGGAGCCGGCCCTGGCGAACGAACCCGTCACCGTGGAAGTGCAGAACCGGGTCGTCACCCTCGGCGGAACCGTCAGCTCCCTCTATGCCCGCATCACCGCGGCAGAGCTGGCCCGCTCGACGCCGGGCGTCGCGGACATCTGCAATCGGCTCACACTGTCCAGGACGGCTGATGTCACCGACGACGTGCCGCACCTGCAGCCGGATCCGTTCGATGAGCTGATCGCCCGGTGGGACGACGAGCCGATGCCCGCCGAGCAGGAGCACCGTCCCCGCCGAGGCAGGGCGCTGCCGCGGTTCACCGCGGTCTTCATGTGCGTCCTCGCGGTGCTGCTCTGGGTCATCCTGTCACCCTGGTCGGCCGGTGGCGGCCTCGTGGTGGCCGTGTCCTGCCTGGTTCTGGCCGGCACGCTGGAGCTGGCTGCCCGCCGGGCCGACACGTCGACCGGCGACGCCGGCGCTCCCGGTCACGCCTCGTCCTGA
- a CDS encoding response regulator: protein MAGSTPFARPGRPDLVLLDLNLPGGDGRMVLRHIRADPATAAVPVVLLVDSPAAEEILRAESLQVQGYAVKPIDFDRLVAIVGSLTELGFWFPSRRRAL from the coding sequence CTGGCGGGGAGCACGCCGTTCGCCCGGCCGGGCCGGCCCGATCTGGTCCTCCTGGACCTGAATCTGCCCGGAGGTGACGGCCGCATGGTGCTGCGGCACATCCGTGCGGATCCGGCCACCGCTGCGGTCCCGGTCGTCCTGCTGGTCGACTCGCCCGCGGCGGAGGAGATTCTGCGTGCCGAGTCCCTGCAGGTTCAGGGCTATGCGGTCAAGCCGATCGACTTCGATCGGCTGGTGGCGATCGTCGGTTCGCTGACTGAGCTCGGCTTCTGGTTTCCGTCACGTCGCCGTGCGCTGTGA
- a CDS encoding fibronectin type III domain-containing protein, with translation MPRRTLSLRLAALTLLPVTLAGCEATEEEAAARQAGESWLLVEQGQKVAEEEEKPAAPPVAEQEDELPELEPAEEAEALDPRCTGAHRPGRITVAAVTPAATTATVTWYHPGDPTVTTYKVTAISQSLVIGAQPEIGWTDAEPGEGCAEVTATVTGLEAGTPYVFSVDAVRQPTWQNGVRTATVARSGVVSTT, from the coding sequence ATGCCGCGCCGCACGCTTTCCCTTCGTCTCGCCGCGTTGACACTGCTGCCGGTGACCCTGGCCGGCTGCGAGGCCACCGAGGAGGAGGCCGCGGCCCGGCAGGCCGGGGAGAGCTGGCTCCTGGTCGAGCAGGGCCAGAAGGTGGCGGAGGAAGAGGAGAAGCCGGCCGCCCCGCCCGTCGCGGAGCAGGAGGACGAACTCCCCGAACTCGAACCCGCCGAGGAGGCCGAGGCACTCGACCCGCGGTGCACCGGCGCCCACCGGCCCGGCCGGATCACCGTCGCGGCCGTGACACCGGCCGCCACCACCGCCACGGTCACCTGGTACCACCCGGGTGACCCGACCGTGACGACCTACAAGGTGACCGCGATCTCGCAGAGCCTGGTCATCGGCGCCCAGCCGGAGATCGGCTGGACCGACGCCGAGCCGGGCGAGGGCTGCGCCGAGGTCACCGCCACCGTCACCGGCCTGGAGGCCGGCACGCCGTACGTCTTCTCGGTCGACGCCGTCCGGCAGCCGACCTGGCAGAACGGGGTCCGGACGGCCACCGTCGCCCGGTCCGGCGTCGTCTCCACCACCTGA
- a CDS encoding SulP family inorganic anion transporter, with the protein MSSLSPAAPPRLSRPSWLASPRVLRTEVLAGLVVALALIPEAISFSILAGVDPRVGLFASFTMAVTIAFTGGRPAMISAATGAVALVVAPLVKTHGLDYLIAAVILGGLIQVLLAVLGVAKLMRFIPRSVMVGFVNALAILIFTAQVPHLLGVPWLVYPLVAVALAIMVFLPRITTAVPAPLVAIVLLTAFTILSHVSVPTVGDEGALPDSLPALGIPNVPFTLETVQTIAPYALGVALVGLMESLMTAKLVDDITDTHSDKTRESWGQGVANIVTGFFGGMGGCAMIGQTMINVKASGARTRLSTFLAGVFLLILVVALGDVVALIPMAALVAVMIIVSVSTFDWHSIAPATLKRMPAGELIVMVTTVAGTLSTHNLAVGVVLGVLAAMVIFARRVAHFASVEKNGNTYVVRGELFFASSNDLVYQFDYSGDPDHVIIDLSGTHVWDASSVAALDAITTKYAQRGKTVEITGLNEASARMHENLAGQLGAGH; encoded by the coding sequence ATGTCTTCGCTGTCACCCGCGGCCCCGCCGCGCTTGTCGCGCCCGTCCTGGCTCGCCTCGCCCCGCGTCCTGCGCACCGAGGTCCTCGCCGGTCTGGTGGTGGCGCTGGCGCTGATCCCGGAGGCGATCTCGTTCTCCATCCTGGCCGGCGTCGATCCTCGTGTCGGCCTGTTCGCCTCGTTCACGATGGCCGTCACGATCGCCTTCACCGGTGGCCGGCCCGCGATGATCAGCGCCGCCACCGGGGCCGTCGCCCTGGTCGTCGCGCCGCTGGTGAAAACGCACGGCCTGGACTACCTGATCGCGGCGGTCATCCTGGGCGGCTTGATCCAGGTCCTGCTCGCGGTGCTCGGTGTCGCGAAACTGATGCGGTTCATCCCACGCAGCGTCATGGTCGGCTTCGTCAACGCGCTCGCGATCCTGATCTTCACCGCTCAGGTGCCGCACCTGCTCGGCGTCCCGTGGCTGGTCTACCCCCTGGTCGCGGTCGCGCTGGCGATCATGGTGTTCCTGCCGCGGATCACCACCGCCGTGCCCGCGCCGCTGGTCGCGATCGTGCTGCTCACCGCGTTCACCATCCTGTCGCACGTGAGCGTGCCGACGGTCGGCGACGAGGGCGCCCTGCCCGACAGCCTGCCCGCGCTCGGCATCCCGAACGTCCCGTTCACCCTCGAGACGGTGCAGACCATCGCGCCGTACGCGCTGGGTGTCGCTCTTGTGGGGTTGATGGAATCCCTGATGACGGCGAAGCTCGTCGACGACATCACCGACACCCACTCGGACAAGACCCGTGAGTCCTGGGGGCAGGGTGTCGCGAACATCGTCACCGGCTTCTTCGGTGGCATGGGCGGGTGCGCCATGATCGGGCAGACGATGATCAACGTGAAGGCGTCCGGCGCCCGTACCCGCCTCTCCACCTTCCTCGCCGGGGTTTTCCTGCTGATCCTGGTGGTCGCGCTCGGTGACGTGGTCGCGCTGATCCCGATGGCCGCGCTGGTGGCCGTCATGATCATCGTGTCGGTGTCGACGTTCGACTGGCACAGCATCGCCCCGGCCACCCTCAAGCGGATGCCGGCCGGCGAGCTGATCGTCATGGTGACCACCGTGGCGGGCACCCTCAGCACGCACAATCTCGCCGTCGGCGTGGTGCTCGGGGTTCTGGCCGCGATGGTCATCTTCGCCCGCCGGGTCGCGCACTTCGCGTCGGTCGAGAAGAACGGCAACACCTATGTCGTACGGGGGGAGCTGTTCTTCGCCTCCAGTAACGACCTCGTGTACCAGTTCGACTACTCGGGCGACCCGGACCACGTGATCATCGACCTCTCCGGAACCCACGTCTGGGACGCCTCGTCCGTGGCCGCCCTCGACGCGATCACCACGAAGTACGCGCAACGCGGCAAGACCGTGGAGATCACCGGCCTGAACGAGGCCAGTGCCCGGATGCACGAAAACCTCGCCGGACAGCTCGGCGCCGGTCACTGA